The proteins below are encoded in one region of Tiliqua scincoides isolate rTilSci1 chromosome 7, rTilSci1.hap2, whole genome shotgun sequence:
- the LOC136656999 gene encoding cytochrome P450 2D6-like, with protein sequence MNLMDMMPTSISWLWARISPGWINLPTQVLSLLLLALLVDYMKRRKRCPRYPPGPAPLPFIGNLLLMDVKNPHHTVQHLAKKFGKVMSVQIGWNNYVVLNGFKMTKLLLERIEDFADRPPVPLLKLMGRTRNSGGFFMASYSNGWKQQRRFLVSTLKKLGMGKKTLEKRVSEEAEYLCSEFKSKEGSPFKPQMIVSNATGNIMCILIFGDRFEYNDEAFLKLMHLAEEVVKAASRNIPQMMSQISWLSYIPGPHQKLGKLYNELAAILREIVNEHKNTRDPTFARDFIDGFLEEMEKAKGDPESSFNEQNLINVLFDLFAAGTETTTSTILWGLLFMVLYPEVQNKVHEEIDNVIGRHKLPMMEDQPKLPYTTAVIQEVLRYADLVPVPTPSVAHRDVEIDDFVVPKGTMVFYHLSSVLKDETMWEKPHQFYPEHFLDANGQLVKREAFLPFFAGPHGCPGEQLAKMELFIFFTSLLQHFTFSIPENSPRPKEEKQFALTISPVPFEICALPK encoded by the exons ATGAATCTAATGGATATGATGCCAACTTCCATCTCATGGCTGTGGGCCAGGATCTCACCTGGCTGGATTAACCTCCCAACACAGGTTCTTTCTCTCCTACTGCTTGCTCTGCTGGTTGATTACATGAAGCGCAGAAAGAGGTGTCCTCGCTACCCTCCAGGACCTGCCCCTCTACCTTTCATTGGGAACTTGTTGCTTATGGATGTGAAGAATCCACATCATACTGTCCAACAT ctggcaaaaaagtttggaaaagtGATGTCAGTGCAGATTGGATGGAATAATTATGTTGTGCTGAACGGTTTCAAGATGACAAAGTTGCTGCTAGAGAGAATTGAGGACTTTGCTGACCGCCCACCAGTTCCACTTTTGAAACTAATGGGGCGTACAAGAAATTCTGGAG GATTCTTCATGGCATCATACAGCAATGGCTGGAAGCAGCAGCGAAGATTTCTTGTCTCCACTTTGAAGAAATTGGGCATGGGGAAGAAAACACTTGAAAAAAGAGTGTCTGAAGAAGCCGAATATTTGTGCTCCGAGTTCAAATCCAAAGAAG GCTCTCCATTTAAGCCACAAATGATCGTGAGCAATGCAACTGGCAATATTATGTGCATCCTAATATTTGGTGACCGCTTTGAATACAATGATGAGGCATTCCTGAAACTAATGCATTTAGCTGAGGAGGTGGTGAAGGCAGCAAGCAGAAACATTCCCCAG ATGATGTCTCAAATATCCTGGTTGTCCTATATTCCGGGACCACATCAGAAACTTGGGAAACTCTATAATGAACTTGCTGCCATTCTAAGGGAGATtgtgaatgaacataagaacaccagAGACCCCACCTTTGCAAGAGATTTCATAGATGGATTTCtggaggagatggaaaag GCCAAAGGCGATCCAGAGAGCAGTTTTAATGAACAAAACCTTATAAATGTCCTGTTTGATCTGTTTGCGGCTGGCACTGAAACTACTACTTCCACGATTCTCTGGGGACTGCTGTTCATGGTCCTTTACCCTGAAGTTCAGA ACAAAGTCCATGAAGAAATTGATAACGTGATTGGAAGGCACAAACTACCCATGATGGAAGACCAGCCAAAGCTGCCCTATACCACTGCCGTGATCCAAGAAGTCCTGCGTTATGCTGATCTGGTGCCAGTGCCAACTCCTTCTGTTGCACACCGAGACGTTGAAATTGATGATTTTGTTGTTCCTAAG GGGACCATGGTCTTCTATCACTTGTCTTCTGTGCTGAAGGATGAAACCATGTGGGAGAAGCCACACCAGTTTTACCCAGAGCACTTCCTGGATGCAAATGGGCAGCTTGTCAAGCGGGAGGCCTTCCTGCCTTTCTTTGCAG GTCCCCATGGCTGCCCTGGGGAACAGCTGGCAAAAATGGAGCTCTTCATCTTCTTCACCAGCCTCCTGCAGCATTTCACCTTCTCCATCCCTGAGAACTCTCCCAGGCCTAAGGAAGAAAAGCAATTTGCTCTAACAATTAGCCCTGTCCCGTTTGAGATTTGTGCCCTTCCTAAATAA